One window of Papaver somniferum cultivar HN1 chromosome 9, ASM357369v1, whole genome shotgun sequence genomic DNA carries:
- the LOC113308887 gene encoding transcription repressor OFP1-like: MGNHRFRLSDMIPNAWFYKLKDMSKTKNTSKTKHLNSKKVSPTKTVQTQPKNQQFSNPRHSYYFTTDPFKAEKLYSSPINRKSTDTQFPPFNPPRKSSRRRRRRNKISAAASIKYSSPRISSGGCSFGTNFDSTPNDSIPSQDHQNLYEFILKSKPVSNSDPFDESWSSSWSSSCSCRISTSTNDIIIDMDGSEYNFDKKLNGFELTPRLELPPILTKPLKFSDMVSEIKNREVSVKVSKEGRRIKNVKEQRTGLSSSSSLSVRKSVSSCNSSPGMKLRSNSPKIGSRKIQSRKMAGKTSTTSSRLSRSSNDKTSVSDSFAVVKSSLDPQRDFYESMVEMILENNLRATNDLEELLACYLSLNSNEYHDLIVQVFEQIWFDLTDSKL; this comes from the coding sequence ATGGGTAATCACAGGTTTAGATTATCAGATATGATACCAAATGCTTGGTTTTACAAGCTCAAAGATATGAGTAAAACCAAAAACACCTCAAAAACCAAGCACCTAAACAGCAAAAAAGTTTCACCAACAAAAACAGTACAAACCCAGCCAAAGAATCAACAATTTTCCAACCCGAGACATTCTTACTACTTCACAACCGATCCATTCAAAGCTGAGAAACTCTACAGTTCACCGATAAACCGTAAGTCAACAGACACTCAGTTCCCACCATTTAATCCACCGAGAaaatcatcaagaagaagaagaagaagaaacaaaatcagTGCTGCTGCCAGTATTAAATATTCTTCACCCAGGATTTCTTCAGGTGGTTGTAGTTTCGGAACAAATTTTGATTCAACACCAAACGATTCAATTCCATCTCAAGATCATCAGAATCTTTATGAATTCATACTCAAGTCTAAACCAGTTTCGAATTCTGACCCATTTGATGAGAGCTGGTCTTCTTCATGGTCTAGTTCTTGTAGTTGCAGGATTAGTACTTCAACTAATGATATCATTATAGATATGGATGGCAGTGAGTATAATTTCGATaagaaattaaatgggtttgagTTGACTCCAAGGCTTGAACTTCCTCCAATTCTAACAAAACCATTAAAGTTCAGTGATATGGTTTCAGAGATAAAAAACAGAGAAGTCTCTGTAAAAGTCagtaaagaaggaagaagaatcaaGAATGTCAAAGAACAGAGAACGGGTttatcctcatcatcttcattatcagTTAGGAAGTCGGTTTCAAGTTGTAATTCTTCTCCTGGGATGAAATTAAGATCGAATTCACCGAAAATTGGAAGTAGAAAAATACAGAGTCGAAAAATGGCGGGTAAAACCAGTACCACAAGTTCAAGATTATCAAGAAGTAGCAACGACAAAACAAGCGTTTCAGATAGTTTTGCAGTAGTGAAATCTTCATTAGATCCTCAGAGAGATTTTTACGAATCAATGGTAGAAATGATATTAGAGAATAATCTTAGAGCTACTAATGATTTAGAAGAACTTCTTgcttgttatctttctttaaatTCAAATGAGTATCATGATCTCATTGTCCAAGTTTTTGAACAAATCTGGTTTGACTTAACTGATTCTAAATTGTAA